The genomic stretch TCAGGTTACGCGCGTAACTTCCTTTTCCCTAAAGGTAAAGCCGTTCCTGCAACAGCTGCTAACATTGAATCATTCGACGCACGCCGTGCAGAACTTGAAGCGAAAATCGCTGAAGGTTTAACTGCAGCTCAAGCGCGCGCTGACAAACTAACTGCATTAGCTGAAGTTACTTTAGTATCTAAAGCTGGTGACGAAGGTAAATTATTCGGTTCTATCGGTACTCGCGATATCGCTGATGCTATCTCAGCAGTTGGTATTGAAGTTGCTAAATCAGAAGTTCGTCTACCTAACGGTACTATCCGTGAATTAGGTGAATTTGAAGTTGCAATTCAATTACACGCAGAAGTTACAACGACTATCACTGTTGTTGTTATTGCTGAAGCTTAATTAATACTTGTATTAATTAACTATAAAAACCGCGCTTTGCGCGGTTTTTTGTTTTGTAAACTTTACAGTTTCACAACTTGAGTACAAATTTCATACATATATGCTGTAATACCTCAACATCTGCTTACGATTTATTTACCCCAATAGGGTCCTAAGACTAGGAAAAATAAGCATATTCAAAAAAAGTATGATTGCTTAAAAAATATTCTAGTATTACTCAGTTAAATATACTCACCAGCTTTACTGTCCCATACTTTTTTCGGTAATATCTAT from Pseudoalteromonas ulvae UL12 encodes the following:
- the rplI gene encoding 50S ribosomal protein L9, encoding MQVILLDKIANLGTLGDQVAVKSGYARNFLFPKGKAVPATAANIESFDARRAELEAKIAEGLTAAQARADKLTALAEVTLVSKAGDEGKLFGSIGTRDIADAISAVGIEVAKSEVRLPNGTIRELGEFEVAIQLHAEVTTTITVVVIAEA